One window of the Periophthalmus magnuspinnatus isolate fPerMag1 chromosome 6, fPerMag1.2.pri, whole genome shotgun sequence genome contains the following:
- the znf276 gene encoding zinc finger protein 276, with the protein MKKRSRQKRSREATKQVYRSRSPASDSEDQNFRAPVPETLGRMPSALCRLCHGKFSSRSLRNAFSSSSRDHVDCEEERSVVFHSDFQRLVGVKLNQDPRLSKFICKTCHSKFYKCHGILLRFLQRVNLPPMGEEKRRKSKKSVEPLEQREMPWCFTSDHQCLHSLVSWAHHHAGACSSCPALMDVLESQCRGSVRALWGCGDGHSYEMDTYFSCPEPEQEGDGDTTEESPLNQEDHVESSEPNNCSNKEADADLSEPEEAPLFSFPQSEEAEEEELCDRMVMGGEAEESTLGPDDELFKPYSNKRVSRKKKQSQDSTDEPPVRNKPGPKPGWKNKFKIKGEELPSMFKCPYLGCTAVYRGPDGLKKHIREHHEEVKERPCPHPGCNKVFMIDRYLQRHIKLIHTEERNYICDECGQTFKQRKHLSVHQMRHSGAKPLQCEVCGFQCRQRASLKYHMTKHKAEAELEFACVICEKRFEKAHNLNVHMSMVHPLTQPEPRGPQQSPYSDLQTITQSREVVPHRQDR; encoded by the exons atgaagaagaggagcaggcaAAAGAGATCACGTGAGGCCACTAAACAGGTGTACAGGAGCCGGAGTCCAGCCTCAGACAGTGAGGACCAGAACTTCAGAGCGCCTGTTCCAGAAACCCTCG GTCGAATGCCCTCCGCCTTGTGCCGCCTCTGCCATGGGAAGTTCTCATCTCGTAGCCTGCGTAATGCCTTCAGCAGCTCCTCTCGGGACCACGTGGACTGTGAAGAGGAAAGGTCTGTGGTCTTTCACTCAGATTTCCAGCGGCTGGTGGGAGTAAAACTCAACCAGGACCCCCGATTGTCAAAGTTTATCTGCAAAACCTGTCACTCCAAATTCTACAAGTGCCATGGCATCCTCCTCAGGTTCCTTCAAAGAGTCAACCTCCCACCCATGGGTGAAGAGAAACGCAG aaagAGTAAGAAGTCTGTGGAGCCTCTTGAACAGCGTGAAA TGCCGTGGTGCTTCACATCAGATCACCAGTGTCTCCACAGCCTGGTGTCCTGGGCCCACCATCACGCTGGGGCCTGCAGTTCCTGTCCTGCCCTGATGGATGTGCTGGAGAGTCAGTGCAGGGGCTCAGTCAGGGCCTTGTGGGGCTGTGGAGACGGACACAGTTATGAAATGGACACGTACTTTTCTTGTCCCGAACCAGAACAAGAGGGAGACGGGGATACCACAGAGGAGAGTCCTCTGAACCAAGAAGATCATGTAGAGAGCTCAGAGCCTAACAACTGCAGCAACAAGGAGG CTGATGCAGATCTGTCAGAACCAGAGGAGGCCCCACTCTTTTCATTCCCTCAGTCTGAAGAGGCAGAAGAGGAAGAGCTCTGTGACAG AATGGTGATGGGAGGTGAGGCTGAGGAGAGCACACTGGGACCAGACGATGAGCTATTCAAACCTTATTCCAACAAAAG AGTCTCAAGAAAGAAGAAGCAGAGCCAGGACTCAACAGATGAGCCACCTGTCAGAAACAAACCAGGACCCAAACCCGGCTggaaaaacaagtttaaaatcaaaGG GGAGGAGCTGCCCAGTATGTTCAAGTGCCCCTATCTGGGCTGCACTGCTGTCTACAGAGGCCCTGATGGACTCAAG AAACATATTCGGGAACACCATGAGGAGGTAAAGGAGCGCCCCTGTCCCCATCCAGGCTGCAACAAGGTGTTCATGATCGACCGTTACCTGCAGCGCCACATCAAACTCATACACACAG AGGAAAGAAACTACATTTGTGACGAATGTGGGCAGACATTCAAACAGAGGAAGCACCTGTCAGTGCACCAGATGAGACACTCAGGGGCAAAGCCGCTACA ATGTGAGGTGTGTGGGTTTCAATGTCGACAGCGCGCCTCTCTCAAGTATCACATGACCAAACACAAAGCAGAGGCAGAGCTGGAGTTTGCCTGTGTGATCTGTGAGAAACGCTTTGAAAAGGCCCACAACCTCAACGTGCACATGTCCATGGTGCACCCACTGACCCAGCCAGAGCCCAGAGGGCCGCAGCAATCCCCCTACTCCGACTTGCAGACCATAACCCAGAGCAGAGAGGTGGTGCCACACAGACAGGACAGATGA
- the LOC117372455 gene encoding Fanconi anemia group A protein-like, whose protein sequence is MALTPNASCSLMSQKRPVSSLFAGRVVKRLKCEGPLQEAAVRLLLQNQSVKDLLTEISFNNSSTPSGSTECPLIPSAVSASLLMGELKHEAEQRHVSLTTVTVAALVPKLKELTHTKEEILPATCRAQLCHLLLESSHELLSQGALCPKLLWKELTREENFPKLEVAFYLHSYNIISLQYILESPGVRPWLVSELKALCSWSPGEVETKKVQQRVLILVLQVLIGAAFDASQEGVSQNKRLSGLCSSVLDHMLFWLLETVEKSETTSPAATGPQTWIELFDTTLCGTLVSTEALMRFFKHCLTKSLTYQPRLTVSSAITLQNEWTFAKTSPLLTNLFRQLTVVFSMEQLFSDLQQILSTHEVNWRHVLSFLSTVLVYNSSAQTIFTEMLDDLLRAAFQSYDLESVITAFLLARQGALEGPAVFPSYSDWFKKCFGGSSSPHGGSKKALVFLLKFLSDLVPFEPPQYLKVHMLHPPFVPTKHRSLFLEYVSLAKTRLADLKESLEDMGLYEDVSAAPTEQAQCHEVQDVEKAVSLFESTGRISATVMEASIFRRPYFLTRFLPALLAPRALPSKEDARMKFIEALKKADKIPQVQYSSYVTSCKKEKQKDTVSDSHDCPVDVLRGQLNSIREMVLSEDQRELSALISRMSHTLSVLCPPLSGQTDVVPLHTGSPLPDLHVQVVNMILRSFCQCVLDTSKEPPTKHIWASRFVLALTENRPVFSCLVHRLWDLFHNQVSSLSAVHVLGLAVLLVHIHTCSSHCPLVEFQPSAPRPLCATEALCSGLRCDTHTHMLFSLRFCLVAVCYSMSSGNADLDQLIPSSVYKKLLYLVPRLLPHARMSVSDESVGDAPVTWARATEEEGSWRNTALSLWRNPAFRSLQLKTQFQLTFSEWLHNELQVCRGDDALSDPERQDYHEWTFTELFLPLPEQEGGFGGEVKTLCCQLLDAVLDNEVKYGANRRGTLSILPDIISRLQTCMYDVWLSGRSDRPEIGRLAFELLSHRMSSVPSASPSTSSELVLHRTMQSWNRVFLALPSSLFLSAAVEGDRSTLEYDLLIEHINQHQRMVCCADNVLPCHTTTHIIKGVLCANAHLKEDEKSQWFNIAWSQFIFRCPLLLVSSMYWWDHICASLYYMWRRYPHLLAPLSQCHQWAQRVLCGQIEPTPSAPPLQLAACLYRALHDCERPNNAYISVLRQEQQSEVLVFLLSLCVNRHLSSLLHPETKRTHTAGTCTALLSELVHSSDWLSILKTNEQGVYQPAAMLVSDDMNRLMPWAFYSLLCQQSSDFLNKAVRCPGFIHTAVLHYISLLRLFIDGHTPTQTSNQVGPSEVVVQSKKLLLRCISQMSGFALSSSHRRQLQDLCAELDPEVTAALGYHDNLSLSPEMDFI, encoded by the exons ATGGCTTTAACGCCCAATGCTTCGTGCAGTTTGATGTCACAGAAGAGACCTGTGTCCAGTTTATTCG CTGGCCGTGTTGTGAAGCGGCTGAAGTGTGAAGGACCGCTGCAGGAAGCGGCTGTCCGACTTCTGCTGCAGAATCAGAGTGTGAAGGATCTGCTCACTGAAATCTCATTCAAT AATTCATCCACACCGAGTGGCTCTACAGAATGTCCACTCATTCCCTCAGCTGTGTCTGCTTCTCTTCTGA TGGGTGAGCTGAAGCATGAGGCTGAGCAGCGCCATGTTTCCCTGACAACTGTGACAGTGGCAGCGCTTGTGCCAAAACTGAAGGAGCTAACTCACACTAAAGAGGAGATACTGCCAGCTACATGCAGA GCCCAGCTGTGTCACCTGTTGTTGGAGTCGAGCCATGAACTGTTGTCCCAGGGGGCGCTATGTCCCAAGCTGCTCTGGAAGGAGCTCACCAGGGAAGAG AATTTCCCAAAATTGGAAGTGGCATTCTATCTTCATTCTTACAACATTATCTCTCTCCAGTATATTTTGGAAAg tcctggagtgaGGCCCTGGCTTGTGTCAGAGCTAAAGGCCCTTTGCAGCTGGAGTCCTGGAGAAGTCGAGACTAAAAAGGTCCAACAGCGTGTCCTGATAT tggtgctgcaggtcctgataGGAGCTGCTTTTGATGCCAGTCAGGAGGGAGTGTCTCAGAACAAGAGACTGTCTGGACTCTGCAGCTCTGTCCTGGACCACATGCTCTTTT gGCTTCTGGAGACTGTTGAGAAAAGTGAGACCACATCACCTGCAGCAACAGGACCACAAACATG GATTGAGTTGTTTGACACGACTCTGTGTGGAACGCTGGTGTCCACAGAAGCACTTATGCGTTTTTTCAAACACTGCCTCACAAAATCTCTCACCTATCAGCCTCGCCTCACAG TGTCCTCTGCCATCACTCTGCAGAACGAGTGGACCTTTGCTAAAACCAGCCCCCTGCTCACAAACCTGTTTCGTCAG CTCACTGTGGTATTCAGTATGGAGCAGCTATTTTCTGACCTGCAACAAATCTTATCCACTCACGAAGTGAACTGGAGACATGTGCTCAGCTTCCTCTCCACTGTGCTGGTCTATAACTCCTCTGCCCAAACCATTTTCACAG AGATGTTGGATGATTTGCTGAGAGCTGCTTTTCAAAGTTACGATCTTGAGAGTGTCATAACGGCCTTTTTACTGGCACGACAAGGAGCCCTGGAAGGACCTGCAGTGTTCCCCTCCTACAGTGACTGGTTCAAG AAGTGTTTTGGGGGGAGCAGTAGCCCTCATGGGGGCAGTAAGAAAGCTCTGGTGTTTCTCCTGAAATTCCTGTCTGACCTGGTGCCATTTGAACCCCCCCAGTACCTGAAG GTTCATATGCTCCATCCTCCATTTGTTCCAACGAAGCATCGCAGTCTGTTCCTGGAGTATGTGTCCTTGGCCAAAACCAGGCTGGCAGACCTTAAA GAGTCATTGGAGGACATGGGCCTTTATGAGGATGTGTCTGCAGCACCAACAGAACAG GCTCAGTGTCATGAGGTGCAGGATGTGGAAAAGGCTGTGTCTCTGTTTGAGAGCACAGGGAGGATCTCAGCCACAGTCATGGAAGCCAG TATTTTCAGGCGGCCATATTTTTTGACCCGATTTCTACCTGCTCTACTGGCTCCAAGAGCG CTTCCTTCCAAAGAAGATGCTCGCATGAAATTCATAGAAGCACTGAAAAA AGCAGATAAGATTCCCCAGGTTCAGTACTCTTCATATGTGACGTCCTGTAAGAAAGAAAAGCAGAAAGACACAG tttcaGACTCACATGATTGTCCTGTAGATGTCCTGAGAGGTCAGCTCAACTCTATTAGAGAGATGGTTCTGTCTGAGGACCAAAGAG AGCTGTCGGCGCTGATATCCCGGATGTCCCACACTCTGAGtgttctctgtcctcctctgtccggTCAGACTGATGTGGTCCCACTGCACACGGGCAGCCCGCTCCCTGACCTCCATGTACAG gtGGTCAATATGATTCTGAGGAGCTTCTGTCAGTGTGTTTTGGACACATCCAAAGAACCACCCACAAA ACATATCTGGGCCTCCAGATTTGTGTTGGCATTGACTGAAAACAGACCAGTGTTTTCCTGTCTGGTGCACAGGCTGTGGGACCTCTTTCATAACCAG GTATCCTCTCTGAGTGCTGTTCATGTACTGGGGCTGGCAGTCTTGTTGGTGCATATACATACCTGCTCTAgccactgccccctggtggagttTCAGCCAAGTGCACCCAGACCTCTGTGTGCGACCGAGGCTCTGTGCTCTGGGCTCCGATGTGACACCCATACACACATGCTGTTCAGCCTCAG GTTTTGTCTTGTGGCTGTCTGCTATAGCATGAGCAGTGGAAACGCAGATCTAGACCAGCTCATTCCCAGCAGTGTGTATAAAAAG CTGCTGTACCTTGTCCCGCGGTTGTTGCCTCATGCCCGGATGTCTGTCTCTGATGAGTCTGTGGGTGACGCTCCTGTCACATGGGCAAGAGCCACAGAGGAGGAAGGGTCCTGGAGGAACACTGCCCTTAGTCTGTGGAGGAACCCTGCCTTTCGGTCCCTCCAGCTCAAAACACAGTTCCAG CTAACCTTTTCAGAATGGCTACATAATGAGCTCCAAGTTTGCAGAGGTGACGATGCCCTGTCTGATCCTGAACG GCAGGACTACCATGAGTGGACATTCACAGAGCTGTTCCTGCCCCTCCCCGAGCAGGAGGGAGGCTTTGGAGGAGAAGTGAAGACTCTCTGCTGCCAACTGCTCGATGCTGTCCTCGATAA TGAGGTGAAATATGGTGCAAATCGCAGAGGAACACTGTCAATTCTTCCAGACATCATCTCTAGGTTGCAG acgtgTATGTATGATGTTTGGCTGTCTGGACGCTCTGACAGACCCGAAATAGGACGGCTCGCTTTTGAGCTGCTGTCCCACAGGATGTCTTCTGTCCCATCAGCTTCTCCCAGCACCAGCTCAGAGCTTGTCCTGCATCGCACTATGCAATCATGGAACAG AGTGTTCCTGGCCCTCCCTTCATCACTGTTCCTGTCTGCAGCAGTGGAAGGAGACAGGTCCACTCTGGAGTATGATCTCCTAATAGAACACATCAATCAGCACCAG agaatGGTGTGTTGTGCTGACAACGTGCTGCCCTGTCATACAACTACACACATAATTAAA GGAGTGTTGTGTGCAAATGCTCACCTTAAGGAGGATGAGAAATCTCAATGGTTCAACATAGCTTGGTCTCAGTTCATCTTTCGGTGCCCTctgctccttgtctcctctATG TACTGGTGGGATCACATATGTGCGTCCCTGTACTACATGTGGAGGCGCTACCCTCATCTGCTTGCCCCGCTGTCTCAGTGCCACCAATGGGCTCAGAG GGTTTTGTGTGGACAGATAGAACCCACCCCCTCAGCTCCACCTCTGCAGTTGGCGGCCTGTCTGTATCGGGCCCTACACGACTGTGAACGTCCCAATAATGCTTACATTTCAGTGCTGCGACAAGAGCAGCAAAGTGAG GTTTTGGTCTTCCTACTTTCTCTGTGTGTCAACCGCCACCTGTCGTCCTTGCTGCATCCTGAG ACAAAACGTACGCATACAGCTGGGACATGCACTGCTCTGCTCAGTGAATTGGTGCACTCTTCTGACTGGCTAAGCATCCTTAAAACTAATG AACAAGGAGTTTATCAGCCTGCTGCCATGTTGGTGTCAGATGATATGAATCGGCTAATGCCATGGGCTTTTTACAG CCTCTTGTGtcagcagagttcagacttctTGAATAAAGCGGTGCGTTGTCCAGGCTTCATCCACACTGCTGTGCTCCATTACATCAGTCTTCTGCGCCTCTTCATCGACGGACATACCCCCACACAGACGTCCAACCAG GTGGGGCCTTCagaagtagtggtccaaagtaaaAAGCTGTTGTTAAGATGTATATCTCAGATGTCAGGTTTTGCTCTGTCGTCCTCTCACCGCAGACAG CTGCAAGACCTGTGTGCCGAGCTGGACCCTGAAGTCACAGCCGCCCTTGGTTACCATGACAACCTGAGCCTCAGCCCTGAAATGGACTTCATCTGA